The Vicia villosa cultivar HV-30 ecotype Madison, WI linkage group LG1, Vvil1.0, whole genome shotgun sequence genome includes a region encoding these proteins:
- the LOC131614472 gene encoding shugoshin-1-like → MEGTAVYPDSDLHPPGAISETGGQKTKRGLFLKGDSVSVGVGAAPKKILADITNMDQQLQPKHQPTTDVSIDLILKENATMRKLLVQRNKLIESYKVEYQKYQTNFQKLRRQNSEFALANTQMTREINSSRQMVRELQQELVMKNVTLDTLRLKLMENDHKGKLNIDIDADESDLKFREDNKGKAKRKRVSRCQSSAPDVVKQVKSIEKVDTQRDSARRKSAGLKAGKLGSTEDSHETKYDASQPLENLANENESTSLGSNDVVRQDTESLGPTNTQQVLAKRNTENKRHSSRRQSALFKHVNPEPAEDFFDIDDPKFEVSNLCDNLSESLPTVSSRTSENCPLDPHERRSSIGRPSRRSALKVVSYKEAPINVKMRRDN, encoded by the exons ATGGAAGGTACCGCCGTCTACCCCGACTCCGATTTACACCCTCCCGGCGCCATTTCTGAAACTGGAG GTCAGAAAACGAAAAGAGGATTATTTTTGAAGGGAGATTCTGTTTCTGTCGGTGTCGGAGCTGCTCCGAAGAAAATTCTGGCTGACATAACCAACATGGACCAACAACTACAGCCAAAGCACCAACCTACAACTGATGTCTCTATTGACCTGATTCTCAAG GAAAACGCGACGATGAGGAAGCTCCTAGTTCAGAGAAA TAAGCTAATAGAATCATATAAAGTAGAGTATCAAAAGTATCAAACCAATTTTCAGAAACTTCGGAGGCAAAATTCAGAATTTGCACTTGCAAATACTCAAATGACGCGG GAGATTAATTCAAGTAGACAGATG GTGAGAGAACTTCAACAGGAATTAGTAATGAAAAATGTTACGCTCGATACATTGAGATTAAAATTGATG GAAAATGATCACAAAGGAAAACTGAATATTGACATTGATGCAGATGAG TCAGATCTAAAGTTTCGAGAGGATAACAAGGGGAAAGCGAAAAGGAAGAGAGTATCCAGATGTCAAT CTTCTGCACCTGATGTTGTTAAACAAGTCAAATCTATAGAAAAGGTTGATACTCAGAG GGATTCTGCAAGGCGAAAATCTGCAGGGTTGAAAGCTGGAAAATTAGGATCAACAGAAGACTCACATGAAACAAAATATGATGCCTCGCAACCACTAGAAAATCTGGCAAACGAGAATGAATCAACATCATTAGGATCCAATGATGTAGTGAGACAAGATACTGAAT CCTTGGGACCTACTAACACTCAACAAGTTCTTGCCAAAAGGAATACTGAAAATAAGAG GCATAGTTCGAGAAGGCAATCTGCTCTGTTCAAACATGTGAATCCAGAACCAGCTGAAGACTTCTTTGATATAGACGATCCAAAATTTGAAGTCTCCAATTTATGTGATAACTTGTCTGAAAGTCTTCCTACAGTATCAAGCCGCACTTCAGAAAACTGTCCACTTGATCCTCATGAAAGAAGATCATCTATTGGCCGGCCTTCGCGTCGATCAGCTCTGAAGGTTGTTTCCTACAAGGAGGCTCCAATTAATGTGAAGATGCGTAGAGATAATTGA